The following proteins are encoded in a genomic region of Haloarcula marina:
- a CDS encoding shikimate kinase, which yields MEGTAAAPAAGTVLNALATGHGSAFAIDEYTTATVELFTDEAGYTGEVDGAPDADTRLVERCIEYVVDAHGSKVVGEPPVVGGHVRTESEVPMASGLKSSSAAANATVMASLDALDATDRMTREDMARLGVMAARDVGVTITGAFDDASASMLGGVTVTDNDADKVLSREAVDWDVLVWTPPEQSFSADADVDRCKRIAPMAHLVEDLALDGEYGRAMTVNGLAFCAALDFDTDPIVEAMDRVYGVSLSGTGPSFTAVGDRETLEAIRDQWDERPGTTLLTTTQTEGTHTV from the coding sequence ATGGAAGGGACGGCAGCAGCACCGGCCGCCGGGACGGTTCTGAACGCCCTCGCGACGGGCCACGGGTCTGCGTTCGCTATCGACGAGTACACCACCGCGACGGTCGAGTTGTTCACGGACGAAGCGGGCTACACGGGCGAGGTGGACGGCGCGCCCGACGCCGACACGCGCCTCGTCGAGCGATGTATCGAGTACGTTGTCGACGCCCACGGCTCGAAAGTGGTCGGCGAACCGCCGGTCGTCGGCGGCCACGTCCGCACCGAGAGTGAGGTTCCGATGGCTTCAGGGCTGAAGAGTTCCAGCGCGGCCGCCAACGCGACGGTGATGGCGTCGCTCGATGCACTGGACGCGACCGACCGAATGACTCGCGAGGACATGGCCCGCCTCGGCGTGATGGCCGCCCGCGACGTGGGCGTCACGATTACGGGGGCGTTCGACGACGCTTCGGCCTCGATGCTCGGCGGCGTCACGGTTACCGACAACGACGCCGACAAAGTCCTCAGCCGCGAGGCCGTCGACTGGGACGTACTGGTCTGGACGCCGCCCGAACAGTCCTTCTCCGCCGACGCGGACGTGGACCGCTGTAAGCGCATCGCGCCGATGGCGCACCTCGTCGAAGACCTCGCGCTCGACGGCGAGTACGGCCGCGCGATGACCGTCAACGGCCTCGCGTTCTGCGCCGCCCTCGACTTCGACACGGACCCCATCGTCGAGGCGATGGACCGCGTGTACGGCGTCTCACTGTCGGGCACCGGCCCCTCGTTTACCGCCGTCGGCGACCGCGAGACGCTCGAAGCAATCCGGGACCAGTGGGACGAACGACCCGGGACGACACTGCTGACCACCACCCAAACAGAGGGAACACACACAGTATGA
- a CDS encoding DUF7128 family protein, whose translation MVVSTERDEMTWYKCETCGLMFDDQNDARQHEQNCDDEDPSYIQ comes from the coding sequence ATGGTGGTCTCTACCGAGCGCGACGAGATGACTTGGTACAAGTGCGAGACCTGTGGGCTGATGTTCGACGACCAGAACGACGCGCGACAGCACGAGCAGAACTGCGACGACGAGGACCCCTCGTACATCCAGTGA
- a CDS encoding DUF5796 family protein: MSNRSDIAPDTLSVELTEDGVAVEYLDGRTAFYHGVPAKTEARVTTAPGKDTHVLITDATETTGVLVYVNDLRTHDDIIESSGVGRVILDDGEEDELFPGVTVRDKQMRVVVDVDFAVTDGRVFVFEEDEMGERSYEIVPSED, encoded by the coding sequence ATGAGCAATCGGTCGGACATCGCACCGGACACCCTCTCCGTCGAACTCACCGAGGACGGCGTGGCCGTCGAGTACCTCGACGGCCGGACGGCCTTCTACCACGGCGTCCCGGCGAAAACCGAAGCACGCGTGACGACTGCGCCGGGGAAGGACACGCACGTCCTCATCACCGACGCGACGGAGACGACGGGCGTCCTCGTCTACGTCAACGACCTGCGGACCCACGACGACATCATCGAGTCCAGCGGCGTCGGGCGGGTCATCTTAGACGACGGCGAGGAAGACGAGTTGTTCCCCGGCGTCACCGTCCGGGACAAGCAGATGCGCGTCGTCGTCGACGTGGACTTCGCGGTGACCGACGGCCGCGTGTTCGTCTTCGAGGAGGACGAGATGGGCGAGCGGAGCTACGAAATCGTTCCCAGCGAGGACTGA
- a CDS encoding flippase-like domain-containing protein yields MATAVHRPGGSRRFLFGAGLAVALFAALVLSLDVRTTATELIGANPWFVALAVCCSLFAQLCWSLTTVALVDGIDGSLPRRRIQLGYLSGTFGKQVLPLGNVGGSAILAYVISEDLNHRFRDVFAAVTASELLVFSGSLGVAVLGLVALLVDPVSGFDGPLVLALLASVVFLLVAGGAVLAYRRRYIATLVASMASLVRLTVGRLSTRVGRLLAPRRVEAGIDSFLSAFGAATGDTRRLVFGATAAVLGWLAFAFALLFGFAAVDVSLAVGLALFLAPASGVATFVPTPGGLGTTEVGLTAFLAFLTGVPPEVAAAGVLVYRVATYWVVVSVGAMASVYLSVTVWHALD; encoded by the coding sequence ATGGCGACTGCTGTACATCGTCCCGGCGGGTCCAGACGGTTTCTCTTCGGCGCTGGCCTCGCAGTGGCGCTGTTCGCCGCGCTCGTTCTCTCGCTCGACGTTCGCACGACGGCCACGGAACTGATCGGTGCGAATCCGTGGTTCGTCGCGCTCGCCGTCTGCTGCTCGCTGTTCGCTCAGCTCTGCTGGAGCCTGACGACGGTGGCCCTCGTCGACGGCATCGACGGGTCGCTCCCCCGCCGTCGAATCCAGTTGGGGTACCTCTCTGGAACGTTCGGTAAGCAAGTCCTCCCCCTCGGCAACGTCGGCGGGTCTGCCATCCTCGCCTACGTCATCTCGGAGGACCTGAACCACCGATTTCGGGACGTGTTCGCCGCGGTCACGGCGAGCGAACTGCTCGTGTTCTCGGGGTCGCTCGGCGTGGCCGTCCTCGGATTGGTCGCGCTGTTGGTCGACCCGGTCTCGGGCTTCGACGGGCCGCTCGTCCTCGCCCTGCTCGCGTCGGTCGTCTTCCTCCTCGTCGCTGGCGGTGCGGTCCTCGCGTACCGCCGCCGGTACATCGCCACCCTGGTCGCCTCTATGGCGTCGCTCGTCCGGTTGACCGTCGGGCGACTCTCGACGCGCGTCGGCCGACTGCTCGCACCGCGGCGCGTCGAGGCGGGCATCGACTCGTTTCTGTCCGCGTTCGGCGCGGCGACCGGCGACACTCGGCGACTCGTCTTCGGGGCGACGGCCGCCGTCCTCGGCTGGCTTGCCTTCGCCTTCGCGCTCCTGTTCGGTTTCGCGGCCGTCGACGTCTCGCTCGCCGTCGGCCTCGCGCTGTTTCTCGCGCCCGCCAGCGGCGTCGCGACGTTCGTGCCGACGCCGGGCGGACTCGGCACGACGGAAGTCGGCCTCACCGCGTTTCTCGCGTTCCTCACCGGCGTCCCGCCGGAGGTGGCCGCCGCTGGCGTCCTGGTCTACCGCGTCGCGACGTACTGGGTCGTCGTCTCCGTCGGTGCGATGGCGTCGGTGTACCTCTCGGTGACCGTCTGGCACGCCCTCGACTGA
- a CDS encoding AAA family ATPase codes for MSGSSDDGIELTVAGAHKRDAGRGIARLPESVRSELGVLSGSPVIIEGDRMTVVKVWPGDDGDGSSVRIDSDTRANAGVNIGDTVRVRAGSVTAADAITIEPLDPLPGTDEYAHMVRTRLVDQMVQVDERTHVDGLGTFVVRSTEPDGPVRVTDDTDVTIRQRPVDTGRRQRSTGGTSDLTGAAETANTPPAETETGVSYEDIGGLDEELDRIREMIEMPLSEPETFRRLGIDPPSGVLLHGPPGTGKTLIARAVANEVDAYFDTISGPEIVSKYKGESEERLREAFERAEENSPAILFVDEIDSIAGSRDEDADMENRVVAQLLTLMDGLEDRGRVVVIGATNRVDAVDPALRRGGRFDREIEIGVPGEAGRREILDVHTREMPVSDDVDADRIAAQTHGFVGADLASLTTEAAMSALRADREDAEVTQADFDAALATVEPSAMREYVAESPAVTFENVGGLEEVKQTLTEAIEWPLEYGDLFTATKTDPPSGILLYGPPGTGKTLLARAVAGESDVNFIHVAGPEIMDRYVGESEEAVRELFERARQTAPSIIFLDEIDAIASHRGQGNEVTERVVSQLLAELDGITENPNLVVLAATNRRDMIDDALLRPGRLEQHVEVPNPDLEARAEILRVHTEGKPLADDVSLPDLAAETDGFSGAELEAVVREASMLAIREAADEMGPETANDRADEVTITAAHFQRALDREAER; via the coding sequence ATGAGCGGGTCCAGCGACGACGGTATCGAACTCACGGTTGCCGGGGCGCACAAGCGCGACGCGGGACGCGGTATCGCGCGACTTCCCGAGTCAGTCCGGAGCGAACTCGGCGTCCTCAGTGGGTCGCCCGTCATCATCGAGGGCGACCGGATGACCGTGGTGAAGGTGTGGCCCGGCGACGACGGGGACGGCTCGTCGGTTCGCATCGATTCCGACACGCGCGCCAACGCCGGGGTCAACATCGGCGACACCGTCAGGGTCCGTGCGGGGTCGGTCACGGCCGCCGACGCCATCACCATCGAGCCACTGGATCCCCTGCCTGGAACCGACGAGTACGCCCACATGGTGCGGACGCGGTTGGTCGACCAGATGGTGCAGGTCGACGAGCGAACGCACGTCGATGGTCTCGGGACGTTCGTCGTCCGGTCGACGGAACCGGACGGCCCGGTTCGCGTGACCGACGATACCGACGTGACGATTCGACAGCGCCCCGTCGACACCGGCCGACGACAGCGGTCGACCGGCGGGACGAGCGACCTGACCGGGGCGGCCGAGACGGCGAACACCCCGCCCGCCGAGACGGAGACGGGCGTTAGCTACGAGGATATCGGCGGGTTGGACGAGGAACTCGACCGCATCCGCGAGATGATAGAGATGCCGCTGTCGGAACCCGAAACCTTCCGACGGTTGGGTATCGACCCGCCGAGCGGCGTCCTCCTGCACGGGCCGCCGGGGACCGGGAAGACGCTCATCGCCCGCGCCGTCGCCAACGAAGTCGACGCGTACTTCGACACCATCTCCGGCCCGGAAATCGTCTCGAAGTACAAAGGCGAGAGCGAGGAACGACTCCGCGAGGCGTTCGAACGCGCCGAGGAGAACTCACCGGCCATCCTCTTCGTCGACGAAATCGACTCCATCGCCGGGTCGCGCGACGAAGACGCCGACATGGAGAACCGCGTCGTCGCCCAACTCCTGACGCTGATGGACGGCCTCGAAGACCGGGGCCGGGTGGTCGTCATCGGGGCGACCAACCGCGTCGACGCCGTCGACCCGGCACTCCGTCGTGGCGGCCGCTTCGACCGCGAGATAGAGATAGGCGTGCCCGGGGAAGCGGGCCGCCGCGAGATTCTGGACGTACACACCCGCGAGATGCCCGTCAGCGACGACGTGGACGCCGACCGCATCGCCGCACAGACCCACGGGTTCGTCGGGGCCGACCTCGCCTCGCTGACGACGGAGGCGGCGATGTCGGCACTTCGGGCCGACCGGGAGGACGCCGAAGTCACACAGGCGGACTTCGACGCCGCCCTCGCGACGGTCGAACCCAGCGCGATGCGGGAGTACGTCGCCGAGTCGCCCGCCGTCACCTTCGAGAACGTCGGTGGCCTCGAGGAGGTCAAACAGACGCTCACCGAGGCCATCGAGTGGCCCCTGGAATACGGCGACCTGTTCACCGCGACCAAGACGGACCCGCCGAGCGGTATCCTCCTCTACGGCCCGCCGGGGACCGGGAAGACCCTGCTCGCTCGCGCCGTCGCCGGAGAGAGCGACGTGAACTTCATCCACGTCGCCGGACCAGAGATAATGGACCGCTACGTCGGCGAGAGCGAGGAGGCGGTCCGCGAACTGTTCGAACGGGCGCGACAGACCGCCCCGAGCATCATCTTCCTCGACGAAATCGACGCCATCGCCAGCCACCGGGGGCAGGGCAACGAGGTGACAGAGCGCGTCGTCTCGCAACTGCTCGCGGAACTCGACGGCATCACCGAGAACCCGAACCTCGTCGTCCTCGCGGCGACGAACCGTCGGGACATGATAGACGACGCCTTGCTCCGACCGGGCCGCCTCGAACAACACGTCGAAGTACCCAACCCGGACTTGGAGGCGAGAGCGGAGATTCTCCGCGTCCACACCGAGGGGAAACCGCTCGCCGACGACGTTTCGCTTCCCGACCTCGCGGCCGAAACCGACGGGTTCTCCGGCGCGGAACTGGAGGCAGTCGTCCGCGAAGCGTCGATGCTCGCGATTCGCGAAGCGGCCGACGAGATGGGTCCCGAGACGGCGAACGACCGGGCCGACGAGGTTACTATTACCGCCGCGCACTTCCAACGGGCGCTCGACCGGGAAGCCGAGCGCTGA
- a CDS encoding chorismate mutase, with protein sequence MSTNPNPEDMSLDELRDEIRTIDEEIVEKIAQRTYVADTIARVKDEKGLPTTDEEQEQAVMDRAGENAERFDVDANLVKATFRLLIELNKVEQRESR encoded by the coding sequence ATGAGTACGAACCCGAACCCCGAAGACATGTCTCTGGACGAACTGCGCGACGAAATTCGGACGATTGACGAGGAAATCGTCGAGAAAATCGCTCAACGGACCTACGTGGCCGACACCATCGCGCGGGTCAAAGATGAGAAGGGCCTGCCGACCACCGACGAGGAACAGGAGCAGGCCGTGATGGACCGCGCTGGCGAGAACGCCGAGCGGTTCGACGTCGACGCCAATCTCGTGAAGGCGACTTTTCGCCTGCTCATCGAGTTGAACAAAGTTGAACAACGAGAGAGCCGGTGA
- a CDS encoding carbonic anhydrase, with amino-acid sequence MHELVVDLLARNLDHVDEFESLFDDVQDAQHPGVVTICCSDSRVLQDQMWGNDEPGSIFTCGNIGNRVIQHTEAGEVVSGDVLYPIAHTGTDTAVVVGHTGCGAVTATYDALTDGLSDAPGIEHCIDILAPHLEAGVEALPDDVDRTGAINRLVEYNVDQQVAFLSESEDVPDETTVVGAVYDFQDVYSGRRGQVHIVNVDGETSVAALEDEHSEIADRIERLWEY; translated from the coding sequence ATGCATGAACTCGTCGTCGATCTGTTGGCACGGAATCTCGATCACGTCGACGAATTCGAGTCGCTGTTCGACGACGTACAGGACGCCCAGCACCCCGGCGTCGTTACTATCTGTTGCTCTGACTCCCGGGTCCTGCAGGACCAGATGTGGGGCAACGACGAACCGGGGAGCATCTTCACGTGCGGGAACATCGGCAACCGCGTCATCCAGCACACGGAGGCCGGTGAAGTCGTTTCCGGCGACGTGCTCTACCCCATCGCGCACACCGGTACTGACACCGCCGTCGTCGTCGGCCACACCGGATGCGGCGCGGTGACGGCGACGTACGACGCGCTGACCGACGGCCTCTCGGACGCGCCGGGCATCGAACACTGCATCGACATCCTCGCCCCCCACCTCGAAGCGGGCGTCGAGGCGCTCCCGGACGACGTGGACCGCACGGGCGCTATCAATCGCCTCGTCGAGTACAACGTGGACCAACAGGTCGCGTTCCTGAGCGAGAGCGAGGACGTGCCGGACGAGACGACTGTCGTCGGCGCCGTCTACGACTTCCAAGACGTGTATTCGGGCCGCCGCGGCCAAGTCCACATCGTCAACGTCGACGGCGAGACGAGCGTCGCCGCTCTCGAAGACGAGCACTCGGAGATTGCGGACCGTATCGAGCGACTCTGGGAGTACTAG
- a CDS encoding small ribosomal subunit Rsm22 family protein: MNAETRQQVRENAQYLRNVRPLDPEEIHEYVEGRPHPAVVRQILREEAVELGIVERDDGTFVPAPEGALSVPFHGVERFPDEYDERLDEILAEAYGDDWARGESGDRLRERIRAFKEQYLRQDEVKYDELTAHGYAIYHLPGYYATAQYVLGDLIADGLLPNQLRVLDVGAGVGGPALALLDLLPDDALLDYHAVEPSAAADVLAELLEDPGANVSVTVHRERAEEFDLDGVVAGGGPFDLVLFSNVLNELGDPSAVVERYLGGLADDGTLVALEPADRNTALGLREVERAVADDGPATVYAPTVRLWPHQSPTSESWSFDRKPDIEVTPTQRRLDAAGGDDGEFVNVDVQYAYSVLRLDGGRAIEMTPDRGTHAPMADAESYVTDRVNLVAIKLSHDLSEEGSNSLYLLGDGSQQVDHFAVVTDPSLLNDDLRQADYGDLLSIQNALVLWNDDEEAYNVVVDGETTVDRAR; the protein is encoded by the coding sequence ACCCGTCAACAGGTTCGCGAGAACGCCCAGTACCTCCGTAACGTGCGCCCGCTGGACCCCGAGGAGATTCACGAGTACGTCGAGGGGCGACCACATCCCGCTGTCGTGAGGCAGATTCTCCGCGAGGAGGCCGTGGAACTCGGCATCGTCGAGCGCGACGACGGAACCTTCGTTCCCGCGCCTGAGGGGGCACTCTCGGTCCCGTTCCACGGCGTCGAGCGATTCCCCGACGAGTACGACGAGCGACTGGACGAGATACTGGCCGAGGCCTACGGCGACGACTGGGCGCGCGGCGAGAGCGGCGACAGACTCCGCGAGCGCATCCGGGCGTTCAAGGAACAGTACCTCCGGCAGGACGAGGTGAAGTACGACGAACTGACCGCACACGGGTACGCCATCTACCACTTACCGGGGTACTACGCGACGGCCCAGTACGTCCTCGGCGACCTGATTGCGGACGGCCTGCTCCCCAACCAACTCCGCGTCCTCGACGTGGGTGCTGGGGTCGGCGGCCCCGCGCTCGCGCTCCTCGACTTGCTCCCCGACGATGCCCTGCTCGACTACCACGCCGTCGAACCGAGCGCGGCCGCCGACGTACTCGCAGAACTGCTCGAGGACCCGGGGGCGAACGTCAGTGTGACCGTCCACCGGGAGCGAGCGGAGGAGTTCGACCTCGACGGCGTCGTCGCCGGGGGCGGTCCCTTCGACCTCGTCCTGTTCAGCAACGTCCTGAACGAGTTGGGAGACCCGTCGGCCGTCGTCGAGCGGTATCTGGGCGGCCTGGCCGACGACGGCACTCTCGTCGCCCTCGAACCCGCCGACCGCAACACCGCCCTCGGCCTGCGCGAGGTGGAGCGAGCGGTCGCCGACGACGGCCCGGCGACGGTGTACGCGCCGACGGTCCGCCTGTGGCCCCACCAGTCGCCGACGAGCGAATCGTGGTCGTTCGACCGGAAACCGGACATCGAGGTCACGCCCACGCAGCGCCGACTCGACGCCGCGGGCGGCGACGACGGTGAGTTCGTCAACGTCGACGTACAGTACGCCTACAGCGTCCTCCGACTGGACGGCGGGCGAGCAATCGAGATGACGCCGGACCGGGGGACCCACGCACCGATGGCCGACGCCGAGTCTTACGTCACGGACCGAGTCAATCTGGTCGCGATAAAGCTCAGTCACGACCTCTCCGAAGAGGGGTCGAACTCGCTGTATCTGCTCGGCGACGGAAGCCAGCAGGTCGACCACTTCGCCGTCGTCACCGACCCCTCCCTGTTGAACGACGACCTGCGGCAGGCCGACTACGGCGACCTGCTCTCGATACAGAACGCGCTGGTGCTGTGGAACGACGACGAGGAAGCGTACAACGTCGTCGTCGACGGCGAGACGACCGTCGACCGGGCGCGGTGA
- a CDS encoding DUF4349 domain-containing protein, translating into MSSRKLALASVVLLLLAGCTGMGGAGGSDGSQMSAGSGGDGGQQSAAAEQQRANSGDGASSVQADSVVQQRAIIRTGRMVVEIENFSQSRSAIVSRARQRGGYVGESDQRLHRSGNATWRSGYVVLRVPAEDYEPMQEDVAREGVVVTEETQIQDVSDQLVDLEARLENLRQRRDRLRTFYEQANSTEELLRIEEQLSEVQGEIERLEAQKRSLEQRVAYSTLRVELREPDPGIDQIRTQYHQQSLTAVFLRSVNDVYVFGRASLVTLVAVAPWVGVLAIPALGVRRLLRGRRFPRPWSSGDDDGVPEAETGAEPIAADDEATAETDETDRGEREE; encoded by the coding sequence ATGTCCTCCAGAAAACTCGCCCTCGCGTCGGTGGTCCTCCTCTTGCTCGCCGGGTGTACCGGTATGGGTGGGGCCGGTGGCAGCGACGGGTCACAGATGTCGGCCGGGAGCGGCGGTGACGGCGGACAGCAATCGGCCGCCGCCGAGCAACAGCGCGCGAACTCTGGCGACGGCGCGTCGAGCGTGCAGGCAGACAGCGTCGTCCAGCAGCGGGCGATAATCAGGACCGGGCGGATGGTCGTCGAAATCGAGAACTTCTCGCAGAGCCGGTCAGCTATCGTCTCGCGGGCCCGCCAGCGCGGCGGCTACGTCGGCGAGTCGGACCAGCGACTCCATCGGAGCGGAAATGCGACGTGGCGGAGCGGCTACGTCGTCCTCCGAGTGCCCGCGGAGGACTACGAACCGATGCAGGAAGACGTGGCCCGAGAGGGCGTCGTCGTGACCGAGGAGACGCAGATTCAGGACGTGTCCGACCAACTGGTCGACCTCGAAGCGCGACTGGAGAACCTCCGCCAGCGCCGCGACAGACTGCGCACGTTCTACGAGCAGGCCAACAGCACGGAGGAACTCCTGCGCATCGAGGAGCAACTGTCCGAGGTGCAGGGCGAGATTGAGCGCCTCGAAGCCCAGAAGCGCTCGCTCGAACAGCGCGTGGCGTATTCGACGCTCCGCGTGGAGCTCCGGGAACCGGACCCCGGTATCGACCAGATTCGGACCCAGTACCACCAGCAGTCGCTGACGGCGGTGTTCCTGCGCTCTGTGAACGACGTGTACGTCTTCGGCCGGGCCTCGCTGGTGACGCTGGTGGCGGTCGCGCCGTGGGTGGGCGTCCTCGCGATTCCGGCGCTCGGCGTCAGGCGACTCCTGCGAGGCCGACGGTTCCCGCGTCCGTGGTCGAGCGGAGACGATGACGGCGTCCCCGAGGCCGAGACGGGTGCTGAACCCATCGCTGCGGACGACGAAGCCACCGCTGAAACCGACGAAACCGACCGGGGAGAGCGCGAGGAGTAA
- a CDS encoding SRPBCC family protein, with protein sequence MLLEETTRIHASPEDIYRFFEKMDANYEQWHPDHIEFSWIDGDGLEEGAKAYFEERIAGKRQQKTVRFTEIEPDRYIEFRPTSRLVGLLMPSISFTIDPHRDGCILTQRIKIRTGPIGARLNRREFDAVRTHMKEEGENLKSILEAEAVSTS encoded by the coding sequence ATGTTATTAGAGGAAACCACGAGAATACACGCGAGTCCCGAAGATATCTACCGCTTCTTCGAGAAAATGGATGCAAATTACGAGCAGTGGCATCCGGATCACATCGAGTTTAGTTGGATCGACGGAGACGGGTTGGAAGAGGGAGCAAAAGCCTACTTCGAGGAACGAATTGCGGGAAAGAGGCAGCAGAAGACCGTGCGGTTCACGGAGATCGAGCCCGACAGATATATCGAGTTTCGACCGACATCACGGCTGGTTGGGCTTCTCATGCCGTCGATTAGCTTTACTATCGATCCTCACCGGGACGGCTGTATCCTTACTCAGCGCATCAAAATCCGCACCGGGCCCATCGGTGCTCGGCTCAATCGTCGTGAATTCGATGCAGTCCGAACACACATGAAAGAGGAAGGTGAGAATTTGAAGTCCATCCTCGAAGCTGAAGCCGTCAGTACTTCCTGA
- the surE gene encoding 5'/3'-nucleotidase SurE — protein sequence MNDDEPTILLTNDDGIDSVGLRAIYHSLSRVGDVTTVAPAEDQSAVGRALSHEVDVREHEMGYVVDGTPADCVVAGLEALVPETDLVVAGCNRGANLGAYVLGRSGTVSAAVEATFFDVPAIAVSMYIPVREDAAFADIEADADSYAEAARATAYLADHSLGAGVFEQCDYLNVNAPVAEWGPAPLEVTKPSRLYEMDAVRNGDAVTLHDRIWERMADGDIPDPEGTDRRAVVDGNVSVSPLTAPHTTEHHESLDALAETYDPESGP from the coding sequence ATGAACGACGACGAGCCGACGATTCTGCTGACGAACGACGACGGCATCGACAGCGTCGGGTTGCGGGCGATTTACCACAGTCTCTCGCGAGTCGGCGACGTGACCACCGTCGCACCCGCGGAGGACCAGAGCGCCGTCGGCCGCGCCCTCTCGCACGAAGTCGACGTGCGAGAGCACGAGATGGGGTACGTCGTCGACGGAACGCCCGCGGACTGCGTCGTCGCCGGACTGGAAGCGCTCGTCCCCGAAACCGACCTCGTGGTCGCGGGCTGTAACCGCGGCGCGAACCTCGGCGCGTACGTCCTCGGGCGGTCCGGAACCGTGAGCGCCGCCGTCGAGGCCACCTTTTTCGACGTGCCAGCCATCGCCGTCTCGATGTACATCCCGGTCCGGGAGGACGCCGCGTTCGCCGACATCGAGGCCGACGCCGACAGCTACGCCGAGGCCGCACGCGCGACGGCGTACCTGGCCGACCACTCCCTCGGCGCGGGCGTCTTCGAGCAGTGCGACTACCTCAACGTCAACGCGCCCGTCGCCGAATGGGGGCCAGCGCCACTCGAAGTCACGAAACCTTCCCGACTGTACGAGATGGACGCGGTCCGGAACGGCGACGCCGTGACGCTCCACGACCGCATCTGGGAGCGCATGGCCGACGGCGACATTCCAGACCCGGAGGGAACCGACCGTCGGGCGGTCGTCGACGGAAACGTCAGCGTCTCGCCGCTGACGGCCCCGCACACCACCGAACATCACGAGTCGTTGGACGCCCTCGCGGAGACGTACGACCCCGAGAGCGGCCCGTAG
- a CDS encoding DMT family transporter, whose product MSDRRAAGLFVLLAAVWGTAFMAIKAGLADFPPVLFAAVRYDIAGALMLGYAATTSDYWVPRTRADWLTLAVEATLIIALYNAFLFVGEQDVTSAVAAILIGMSPILSTVFSRAFLPDERLTLIGTLGLLLGFVGVLLVARPDTANLLGDDTLAAAFVLLAAACVALGSVLVQRLDGGISSAGMVAWSNAIGALLLHAISFGLPGESVADVTLSVRGIAALVYLAVFASAIGYVVYFDLLARLGAIEINLVSYAAPIFAAVAGWLALEETLELYDAAGFVVIFAGFVLLKRHALAAELSPVVDRLSGLFTGR is encoded by the coding sequence ATGAGCGACCGTCGGGCCGCGGGACTGTTCGTCCTGCTGGCCGCCGTCTGGGGCACGGCCTTCATGGCCATCAAGGCCGGACTCGCCGACTTTCCGCCGGTCCTGTTCGCCGCGGTGCGGTACGACATCGCCGGTGCCCTGATGTTGGGGTACGCCGCGACGACGAGCGACTACTGGGTGCCGCGAACGAGGGCAGACTGGCTCACCCTCGCCGTCGAAGCGACGCTCATCATCGCCCTGTACAACGCCTTCCTCTTCGTCGGGGAACAGGACGTGACCAGCGCCGTCGCCGCCATCCTCATCGGGATGAGTCCGATTCTCTCGACGGTGTTCTCCCGCGCGTTCCTCCCCGATGAGCGATTGACGCTTATCGGCACGCTCGGCCTATTGCTGGGGTTCGTCGGCGTGCTCCTCGTCGCGCGGCCCGACACCGCAAACCTGCTCGGCGACGACACGCTCGCCGCCGCGTTCGTGTTGCTGGCCGCCGCGTGTGTCGCCCTCGGGAGCGTTCTCGTCCAGCGACTCGACGGCGGCATCTCCTCTGCGGGGATGGTCGCGTGGTCCAACGCCATCGGTGCGCTCTTGCTCCACGCCATCAGTTTCGGACTGCCCGGTGAATCCGTCGCCGACGTGACCCTCTCGGTCCGCGGTATCGCGGCCCTCGTCTACCTCGCCGTCTTCGCGAGCGCTATCGGCTACGTCGTCTACTTCGACCTCCTGGCCCGCCTCGGCGCTATCGAGATAAACCTCGTCTCCTACGCCGCGCCGATATTCGCCGCCGTCGCGGGATGGCTGGCGCTCGAAGAGACGCTGGAACTGTACGACGCGGCCGGATTCGTCGTCATCTTCGCGGGGTTCGTCTTGCTCAAGCGACACGCGCTGGCGGCGGAACTCTCGCCCGTCGTCGACCGTCTCAGCGGGTTGTTCACCGGTCGCTGA